ATAACCGGTAAGCGGTTTCACATGTTTAACTTTAATATCGAGCACAAAGAAATACGCATCCATGGGTAAATTCTTTCCTCTCATATCCTGGCCCTTCCAGGGATTATTGGCAATGTCATCTGTTCTGAAAACAAGTCTTCCCCAGCGGTCATAGATCTCAATGACAGCGTCAGGAAAAAGTTCAATATTGGGAATTATCCATTCATCGTTTTTATTATCATCACTGCCACCGTCTTCACCGGGTGTGATGGTATTGGGCATATTGCGGAACAGGAGAGCCGCATCGCAAACCTGGAGCATGAGAGTATCGCCTCCGCGACAGC
Above is a genomic segment from Bacteroidales bacterium containing:
- a CDS encoding gliding motility-associated C-terminal domain-containing protein translates to PLPDVYIGKDTTLCGTESMTLDPGVFNEYQWSTGDISNTITVDGRRIEPEMVWVKVKDANGCRGGDTLMLQVCDAALLFRNMPNTITPGEDGGSDDNKNDEWIIPNIELFPDAVIEIYDRWGRLVFRTDDIANNPWKGQDMRGKNLPMDAYFFVLDIKVKHVKPLTGYINVIR